The Kineococcus radiotolerans SRS30216 = ATCC BAA-149 genomic interval TCCAGGCCGTAGCCCAGGGCCCGGGCGAGCACGCGGTAGTCGTGGGTGGGGTCCGTCCCGAACATGGGCGGGTCGTCGGAGTCGATGGTCACGCACAACCCGGCGTCGACCATCTCGCGGATGCGGTGGTGGGTCCCGTCGCCGCTGCCCGAGTACCTCCCGATGTCCGAGCTCACGGGGGTGCAGGTGAAGGGGATGCGCTCGCTCACGCAACGGGCGGTGAGGTCGGGGTCGTCGACGACGTGGTAGCCGTGGTCGATCCGTTCCCCGCCCAGCAGGTCGAGGATGGTCTCGACGTGGTGGGGAGGCCCGGACTCCGAGTGCGCGGTGCGGTGCAGCCCGGCGCGCCCGGCGAGGGCGAAGGCCCGCCAGAACTTCTCCGGGGGCCCGATGGCCTCGGAGTAGTCCAGTCCGACCCCCAGGACCTCCTCGCGCCGGTCGGCGATCACCTCCTCGACGAGCTGGAGACCCGCGGCGGCGCTGTCGTTGCGGTTCAGGGCGACGACGAGACCGGAGGCGATGCCGGTGTCGGCACGGGCGTCGCGTGCACCGGCGATGACCCCGTCGAGGATGGTGGCGTAGGGAACGCCGGGGTGGCCGGGTGGGCTGAGCATGATCTCGCGGTACAGCACACCGTGAGCGGCGCCACCCGCGGTGAGGGACTCGTACGTCACCCGGTGGAAGTCGTCCGCGTCGCGGATGACGGCCCCCACGACGTCGAGCACCCGCAGGAACTCGTCGAGGTCGTCGTAGCTCTCGTGGTCGTAGAGGTCGTCCGCCGTGCAGCCGGGGCGCCCCACCGCCGCGTCGAGGTCCACGTCGTGCTTGCGGGCCAGTTCGAGGACGGTGCTCGCCGACACCGACCCGATGAGGTGGGTGTGCAGCGACACCTTGGGCAGCCGGGCCGTGAGCTCGTCGAGGTCCATGCGGTCATCCTGCCCGTGCGCCGGGCGCCGTCCCGGGTGCGGCGCCGACCGGTAACACGATGGAAACGCGGGTGGCGACGGAGGGGACGGGGACCGGGGTGCCCGCCCGGCCCGCGTCCACGGACGGAGCCCGCCACCCGCCGTTCCCGGTGAGGACCACGAAACGCAGAAGTAGTCCGGGGGTAACCAGCCGGAAACGGTTCGCGCGTTAACTACCTCTCGTGACCCGGACCCACGACGCGCACCGCCACCTCGGCCGGCTGCCGGCGTACCCCTTCTACGGCGGTCCTCCCGTCAACCCCGACACCACCGCTCGCGAGCAGATCGCCGACCTGCTCGACGACCTGGACCACGAGGGCACCGAACGCGCCCTGCTGCTGCCCAACTACGGCGTGCCGGTCGCCGAGGCCTCCTTCGCGCTGAACGACCTCGTGCTGGAGACCACCGCGAAGGACGACCGGTTCGTCTGCGGGCTGTGGACCTCACCGCGCAGCGAGGACGCCGCCCTCACCGACGCCGCTCTGGCGCTGGCCGGCGAACCCGGCGTGGTCGCGCTGAAGACGAGCTTCCTGCTCGGCGGCGGGGTCGACGACCCGACCTCCCAGCCGCAGATCGAGAGGATCTTCAC includes:
- the add gene encoding adenosine deaminase, producing MDLDELTARLPKVSLHTHLIGSVSASTVLELARKHDVDLDAAVGRPGCTADDLYDHESYDDLDEFLRVLDVVGAVIRDADDFHRVTYESLTAGGAAHGVLYREIMLSPPGHPGVPYATILDGVIAGARDARADTGIASGLVVALNRNDSAAAGLQLVEEVIADRREEVLGVGLDYSEAIGPPEKFWRAFALAGRAGLHRTAHSESGPPHHVETILDLLGGERIDHGYHVVDDPDLTARCVSERIPFTCTPVSSDIGRYSGSGDGTHHRIREMVDAGLCVTIDSDDPPMFGTDPTHDYRVLARALGYGLDELAQFTRNAVDGCWLDESDKQTLRTQVEDRIARLATAGQARA